Genomic window (Zingiber officinale cultivar Zhangliang chromosome 2B, Zo_v1.1, whole genome shotgun sequence):
tatttttaaatttttttatttaaaaataacacCGATCTCAACCGTAGGACATGGAGACCAGATCCTCTGGTCCAAAATTTTCTGGATTAAAAAAGGCCCTGTCTATTTATTGGTTAGAGGAACTAGACCCCACCTATTAAATAGATGAGATCTAATTCATCCTGCCAATGAATAAGCAGGATCCTGTCATCCTGACAGTCAGAGCTTCGACCGGACAAATTCTCTTGACCCTTATATACCATATAACTCACTCTCTTATCCACTTATCTCCTCAATTATCATGCTAACCGGACGAATTACCTTTTCCCACCGTTCTGCCTCGCCCTTTCCTTCCTCACAGATAAACTCATCCTCAAGCCGATGCTGTACACGCCTAATAATAAAATAGGGACATTTCTTGGCGTGCCACGTGTAGAATAACAAGGAGCTTACTCCGCCCTTCGTTACTATTTTATACACAGAAAATCGGAAACGAGAATGCGTGATCTATTGAGAATCTAGTTAGATCTTCAACTTTCCTAATCCAATCTATCCATGGAGGTttccgagaggaagaagaagaatgagagattGGAGTTGGTGCACCAGGCCCTCCGGCAACTCCTCGAAGAGAGGAGGTAAAAAGGAAAGCATGGCGACGAAGAAGACGATCTGCTCCTCTCCATATTGCTCCTTCAGGTTCCTCAATCAATTCTTTAGGGTTCCGCACGTCTTCGTACGGATCGGATTAGATTAATTAAGCTCTTTTTTTTTTCGCGTGCGTCTTGTTGTGTGTTAATTTTGGTTGTACGTCAGTTGGAGATGTTGGAGAGGGACGCCATCGCCGAGGAGATTAGAGGGGTGAGGAAGCAGAACCTGGTCACCCACCGGCTCCTCTCCGCCCTGATCGTCGTGACTTTGGTGTGGCAGTTGAACGAGGTGTCGCTGCTGCTGATGGCCCGGGAGAAGCTGCGGAACCCTCTCAAGGCGATCGGCGACGCGGTGAAGGGGCTGGTTCGGGGGTGCGGCAGGAGGAGGCTGCAAAAGCAGCAGATCGAAACGAACGGGTTGCCGCCCATTCCGGTGCCTGACCAAACTCGTGTGGATCTGCCGCCCCTCGATCTGGACGGCAGAAGATGAGTCCTTGTGTTCTTTCTCCCTGGGGTATCCAAataatccattaaattaaattgcaCTATTTCGGTGCAAGgtcttttttttctaaaaaaaatattaattattttagttaaattagttttattgtaattatgaattttaaaaattaattaaattgattttttattaaataattaaaaaatatatattaagattttttattttaataaaaaacaaattttattaaaaaatcattaaattatttttttattaattttatttgttctattttAATAATAAACTTTTTATCATCGAACCATATaggtaagtttttaaaattttcaaattatgtaggttagttttaaaattattaaatcatcaTGTATTCACTTCTTATTTTACCCTTAAATCAATcggttgataaaaaaataatcgaatcgatttctatttgaaaatcagtcgattgatttttAATACTAGTCGAATCGATTTCTCTCTGTATCAAAATTTCAAGTAAATCAATCGACTTataataaaatcaatcaaattaatttatttctatattaaagTTAGTTTTGTAATTTAGTAGAAAAGTTATCCTATCACGGGCTAACTCAGTTAGCAAATGTGAATAAATTTTAAATCCGGCACGCTATGGACAACCATGTTCCAATGAACGTAATTTTTATCTATGTTCTcgataaaaattaataataatttaatatagTATTTTACAAAATTGTTAATGTTGGTAATTTACCAACTATGTTTAAATTGGTAACGTGCTAATTAATTCTCGATATTAAAGCATATTAACAGTTAAGTtatttaatgaaattatattctacataaatgttaataaaaattaggtttattcttaattaataataaaCAATTTAACTATAAATATAGATGGAAATGACTACCATATAATAATTTgagatataaaagaaaatatttattttttatataattattaaatattttatataataataaattgtTTACCGTGATAATAATTTTTAGGGTGCATTTTGTTCAATACCCCCTAACAATTTATTAAAAGACAATCCGCCAATTCTTATTCCCAACTTCGCGGACTCACGAAAGTCACGATCGCGGAAGCCAACTCGCGAAACCCTAGCACCCGCGAAACCCTACTCCGGCGTTCGAAGGCGTCCCCACTCCGCGAAGAACCCTGCGTTCCACTCGCTAAGGCGCGGCTTTCCCGACTCGCGATCGAGGCATTCTTCAGGTATTTATTTGATTAACAACAAGATTTTGGGATTTTGTTTATCCAGCACAGATCCGTTTCTGTCTTGTTGGTCGTCGTGGAACCTAGACCTTGAACTGTTGTTTTTTTTCCCATGAAAGACCGTGTTTTTAAGCTGaacatttctccttgttttcttcTTTGGATATCTCCGATGAATTTCTTTGTTCTCTATATTTACTATATTCCTAGATCTGGGCTTTTTTGTTTTAGCATTTTCCTGTTGCCCTTTTGTAGTTACAGCAAAGCTGTTGACTATGACAATGGATGCATTTTATGTAATTTCCTTGACTCGGTGATCAtgtagttttaattttgtatgttCTGTTTAGTTCTTGCTAGTTTGCTTCATACTATGAAATAATGATGTATACATTGATGTCCATGTTATTACTTTGATATTTTCCTACCAACTATCTCTTTGTTCAGGGAAAATGCTAATCTTGCAACTTGTAAGTTGAACCTAAAAGACTTAAGGAATCATTTTTAAAATGCCACCTAGCTGGATGAAAGATTCACAGCAGTATGAGAATTTGAAAGATGGCATTTTCTTTGCTTGTGCTTCATTTGTCTAATCTGCATTTTTtgagcctttttattcttctttatctttatGATCAAGCTCAACTAACAGTACAGccaagcaaacaagaacaatcttTATCTTTATGACTTCACGTGCAACAGGATACACACAACTCCAAATAACTAAGCTACTGCCCACACATGTAGAAATCAGCACAACCACCAAACCAGAACAAAACAGCCAAGCAAACAAGTGCAGGCCTGCAATAGCAACAAATTACCCAAATTCAGAAACAAACAAACATATCCAAGATCTTTTTGTATGTAAAAGATTCAAAGCAAAACACAATTACAACCTAATCCTAGCTCACCAATCTCAAAATTAGTAGAAATCTAGGGGGGAAATAAACAGGGCAATCTACCTCAAAACTTGAGAAGGCGATGTTTAGAGGTGAACTCATCTCCAATTCAATCTACTCGCATCTTCAATTCAACTTGCTAAAGTCTTAGTTTTTCCAGTGAATGAGAAGGCAatgtaggaaatttaattaattatcgaGTTTTTTTTGTCAATCATAATCAATCCATTATATGGACGTCTGAATGTAATGCAAATTAACAAAGTGCTCATGCATTGTTGTGGGCCTTCTAAGTAAGGGGTGTGGCTAATATTAATTCCTAGCACAAAATCTTTGACGTGTCCCAACTGAATGACAATATCTAATATATGCTCTCCATTAATCATAAATTCTACAAATTTATGTTGCGCTATGAGTCAAGTAAAAAAGAAACTGTGCTCATTGTTATGTTTGATTTATATTTCTACTGCTATCTCTcgagttttcaaaagacatgaaaAAGCAACATgcactattcacccccacccTCTAGCGCTTCTTTGATCCTACAGTGACTTTATGAGGTTGCTTGTCTTGAGGAAACTTAGCTGATTGGTGGCGCATAGTCATAAAGAAATGGAGGCAAGATCATAATGGCAGTGTTCTTGAAGGCGATGGATGTGTGCATTATTGGTGGTGGTGTATAATGTGCTAGGTGAATGGTAGTTGCGGTGATGAGTTGAATGGTTCTATGTTTGAGAAGAAggaacatgatgtgcataaacaGGCTTCAGTCTTCTGCTCAATGGAAACAATTTGAGTCTGTGGTTTCAggcaaacaaacacaagaacaatgACACTAAAGTTTGTATGATATTGCCTCGCCTATGTACGAGAAAGACACAAAATTTAGATTGTGAGATTGGGTAGGATTACAATATTACAAAGCATGCACCATTGATTATTTACACATCCTATCGTCTGCGAATAAGAATAATACTTGCTTTTTTGTTGTGGTCTGATCTTTCCAAGGATGCAATTTGATTTTATTAAGTACATAAGGAACAAATGCCTAATTTAGTAGATTTATTGACACAGAATAAGTAGTAAATGGGTTCAATTAAGTCAATTAAGCAGTGGCAAAGTCCAGTTTTCTTCTTTCAAATCTGCAGCAATTCACATACGAAAATGCAGAGTACTTTTGATCATATACATGAAGAGTAAGTTCTAActtttgacttagtttgtttcttaGTCATAAAAACATTTTAGCTTTGTTTCTTAGTGATATATTATTTTCACAGATATGCCCAATATAATCCAAAATACATCCGGAATCCAACTAGTACCTTAACTTTCAGCATTTgatattaattaagaatttaattccatagttttctttaaaaaaatactgGTAATTGTATTTGTTGCTTAAATCCAGGTACAGAGGAGAGTGCCACTAGGATAGTGCACAAGGTTCATGGCGAAACACCATCCTGATCTCATTATGTGCCGGAAGCAGCCAGGGATAGCAATTGGCCGCCTGTGCGAGAAGGATGATGGGAAGTGCGTTGTATGTGATTCATATGTCCGCCCGTGTACACTTGTGCGCATTTGCGATGAATGCAACTACGGTTCCTTCCAAGGAAGGTGTGTCATATGTGGCGGAGTCGGAATTTCTGATGCCTACTATTGCAAAGAATGCACGCTGCAGGAGAAAGACCGCGATGGATGCCCCAAGATTGTCAATCTTGGAAGTGCCAAGACGGATCTCTTTTATGAAAGGAAAAAGTATGGATTTAAGAAACGTTGATCCATTTTCTCTGATTCACAACTACAGTAAATTGTCTCAAATTATGAATGCTCTAAAGCTGCTTTCGTTGCTGCAGCAAACTTCTGTGTTATGTTTAGTAATGGCATGCTGTGATAACATGTGGAGTATGATTTTCCTGACATTCAGTGACATTTATCCTGAATTTATTCTGATCTTTATGACCTCTTATATTTTTCAGAAGGACAACAGCTGTTTGCCAAACAAGTAGCTAAGTTTTCTTAAatataaattttcttaatttttaaacatttttttaaagacttatttatatttaaaaaaattattattttattaagttgATATGTGACgatatgaatataattaaaagaataatataaacatataaaattttatttcatgtCAAGTTCTTTAAGtttatcaatttattttaattgaaacTCTTTAGGTTTATTGATCGGTTTTGATCGAGAATTCGGTTAAATTTGATGGATAGACTTAcagaataatataaaattattttatatgtttgtttaattcttttaacttgataaatataTTGAGTatgtttttttaatatgaatgTATATAAAAAAgtctaattatatatataaagaatcatTATTTTCAAGATGTTCTATTATATTTGAAtattttcaaatatcaatttaacaaaatattcatatcttcaaatattaatttaacaaaatatattgagcaatgattttttttttaacatgaatgtatataaaaaatctaattatgaaaaaaaattatatatataatcaggagaattacATAGGATTTGATTTCgtataattttaaactctttaagtattggtcaaaactcattgataaaTTTAAAGAGCTCGAAATAATTTGTATTGGTCAAAACTCGTTGATAAATCTAAAGAGTTCGAAATGATATAAAATTATGTCTTATATATTTGTTTAGTTCTGTTTATATTTACActcttaattattaatttaatattatgcttgtaattattaatttgatataaTATATCTTAGaagtaataagttttttaatattAACACAATCACtcgatttattaaaaaaaataaacaccgAGCCGTGTATAAATAAGAGGGGTAAAATTGATACAGGATACCTGGTTTAATCATTAAGTTGGTTGTGATTTGGATATTTAGACAACAAAAAAACAATcatctttttgttttgttttattcaatATTTTTCTTTGTCAAAACTTTCTACCAAACCGAAATAATCATCACCGTCTATCCATCGTTGATAAAGACATCGGCGTCCACGATCTTTGCACACGTGTCGAGCTTTGGTCGTGTACAAAAACCCGTTTCCAGATACCAAAGTCGCAGAAATCAACAACTCTCCTAAACAGAGCATGGTTCGCCATTTGATCAAAGTCAGGTTTCATAATCCGCGATCAAACACATCGTTTCGATCGCTTAGTCCGTTAGCGTGTAGTGCTTACAATTCATAAAGTTTCTTTATAGCACACGACTTGATATAAAGGATAGATTCTTTATTTTATAACACACGACTCGATATAAAATGAAATAATTATAAATTCTTATTAAAAATGTTGCTGGGTCAGGTCTTGAAATTATTAATACTTCATACTGCGTCACTGAGTAGGCTAGTTGTCAATTCTAACTGGTGGTCCACTTGTCTGTTAATTGGATGTCACCTAGACCACCAGTTATCCTTCGTATTCAGCTGCTGGCACTCCCGTAACTTGAGGGAGTGAAGTATTCGTAGCTATTGGAGGGCGTTAGTAGCTTGTACTGCTGCACGTTGCTGGAGCTGGTGGAGTTCTTCACGTATTTTGTTGTCTTCATCGAGGGATATAGGGTATTGTCTTTGCAATAACTTCTGGTATTGCACAGCCAACTGGACAAGTTGTTGAGTATCATCAGAATCACCTCCTCCACTTCCTTGCTGGGTTGTTGATGAACTTCCTTCATTGCTAGAGGAATTAACTCGAGACCCCCAAGTATTTGCTCTGGCAATTCTAGAATATCCACTTCGACTTCTAAATTGTAAAGCATGTTCTTTACAAGTCATGGGTCTTTTCCTTCATGAATTGTAGATATACCTTCTGTAGTTTCTGAATATAGCATGTGGGTCGTTTCTTCCTCTATCTCTGTATTTTAGTTCTGCATAGTTTGCTTGCAGTCCTTCTAATAAAAGTTGCTCATGGAGGTTTTTATAATAAGAGACTTCCTTCTAAAGTCTTTCAATTTCTGAGTCACACCAAAAGATATATTTCTGTTGTTCCTGTAATAAATTTGTTAGGGAAAAAAAGTGTGGTTGAAGCAGGTAGTACTGGTACCTATTTGCCGAAGTAGTAAGGTCCCCATAAGTTGCAAGATGTTATCAAACACTTAGAGCAATGTATTCTAGCCCTTTTTAATGCTTCCCTTTTACATCCGGTACACCTTGTTGGTTATGGGGGGAAGGTATCGCCGTTTGCTTGCCATTTATGCTGACATTTGCACTGTTCGTCCGATACTTTTACTCGGGGGCGATATCTTCCATCAATTTGTCCTAACATAAAAATATGTTCGGAGATATTAAAGTTTGTATTGACCTCTGGAGATCACCAATGTCCTCTTCTCCTTCAGAAATGCTGAAGATCGCATCACTTTGTTCTTCCCTTTCTTGGACTGATAATATGTTGCAATCGTCGGGGATGTCTAATTGCTCGAACATGGCCACTCGCTTGGAGCTTAGCTTATCATTGGGGCATTCTCTTGCGAAATGCCCTTCTtggctgttggtgcaaccttaggtcaaggttgacctggttgacccgactcgaggtgacttgactcgagttgtattttgatgtttgacttgggaagattgtcggtgcaaccttaggtcaaggttgacctagttgagttgcatgttgatgtttgacactcgtgagagagttctattcttgatgtgagacaagaatagatggttgggagattattggtgcaaccctaggtcaaggattgacctggttgacctgaaaagtccaagtatggagacttggcactggaaaagtccgagcagggggcttggcacgcgaaaagtccaagtatggagacttggcgctggagaagtccaagcagggagcttggcacgggaaaagtccaagcagggagcttggcaaagtaggaaagtcctaactgggatgttaggcagtgtggaaagtcccgtgagtgagactgactgggaaagtcctaacgggatgttaggcggttggaaagtcccgtgagtgaagctgggaagggaaagtcctaacgggatgttaggcagtgagaaaaccctagtgagtgaagctaggtgaaagtcccgtgagtgaagcgcaaggaaaatccagatggatcaagggtaatcggacatccggtgatgggaagtccaagtaggtcataggagtgaccggatacttgcacgaagaggaaagtccaagtgggtcaaaggattgaccgacacttggtggggagtcttagcagtcaagggagtgaccggatgctaagcatgatgtaccaataggtcaaggttgaccggatattggtttgaaggtttaggacttggtttgggcaaaaccaagctcgatcggtccgcatcgatccgATCGTTGTgtatccgatcgatccgtgaccgatcgatgacAAATGTAAGGTGATCATGGTTCAGGCTTACCGATCACCGGGGACCGATCGCTGAGCTCGAcggccccggaccgatcagacg
Coding sequences:
- the LOC122046163 gene encoding PHD finger-like domain-containing protein 5A; this encodes MAKHHPDLIMCRKQPGIAIGRLCEKDDGKCVVCDSYVRPCTLVRICDECNYGSFQGRCVICGGVGISDAYYCKECTLQEKDRDGCPKIVNLGSAKTDLFYERKKYGFKKR
- the LOC122049253 gene encoding uncharacterized protein LOC122049253, producing the protein MLERDAIAEEIRGVRKQNLVTHRLLSALIVVTLVWQLNEVSLLLMAREKLRNPLKAIGDAVKGLVRGCGRRRLQKQQIETNGLPPIPVPDQTRVDLPPLDLDGRR